The genomic region CTCCTCGCGGCCGTCGATCTTGGGGTCGAGGTCGCCGAAGATCTCCGCGACCGGCTCGATGCGCTCCCAGTAGGTCCGGGCGACCGGGAAGAGCGCCTTGGCCTTCGCCACGTCCCCAGCCTTGACCGCGGTCACGAACTCCTCGGTCTTCTCCAGCAGGGCCGTCGTCTGGCTCTTCACGTAGCGCTGGTAGTTGTCGGTCGCGCCGGCGAGCGCGGCGTCGTCGGTGAGCGGCGCGGCCGACCCGCTGACCTTCAGCGCGCCCCGGATGCCCTTGCCGCTCATGCCCGGCTTGCAGGCCGTCTCGTACGTCCCGGCGGGCAGCTCGACGCGCAGCTCGCGGCTCAGCCCGGGGGCGATGTTCTCCACCTCGCCCATCACCCGGTCACCGCTGGCGTAGACGTAGAACTCGGTCACCTTCGCCCCGGAGTTGGTGACCTTGAAGGTGGCCGTCCCGGCGTCCAGGTCGGTGTCACCGACGTCGCAGGCGGTGTCGCTGGCCTTGACCGTGATCGGGCCGCCGGCCGCCGCGTCCTTCGCCCCGGAGTCGGAGCACCCGGCGACGCCGGCCGCGGCCAGCACACCGGCGGCGGCCAGCGCCAGGTAACGGGTCGTACGCATCTGAGCTGTTCTCCTCGTGGGTCAGGCACGCTGCGGCGTGGAGGCCGCCTCGGTGTCGGCGTCGGTCCGGCCGGCCTCGGGCGCGGCCTTCGTGGGGGTGGGCGCCGCGGCGCGGCGGGCGGGAAGCAGGAAGAGCACGAGGACCGGCACGGCGTACGCCACCCAGGCGATCGTCTCGAGCACCGTCGGCGCGGCGGTGATGTTGAACATCCCGGTCAGCAGCGCCGCGTACCAGGTGCTGGGGTCGAGCACGCTGGTGATGTCGAAGGCCAGGTCGTTCAGACCGGGCAGGACGCCGGCCTCCTGGAAGTCGTGCACGCCGTACTTGAGGATGCCGGCGGCGACCAGGATCAGCAGCGCGCCGGTCCAGGTGAAGAAGCGGGTCAAGTTGATCCGGAGGGCGCTCGCGTAGAGCAGCACGCCGATCACCACGGCGGTGACGATGCCGCCGATCAGCGCGAGCAGCGGGCCGGTGTCGCCCGCCGCGCCCTGGGCGGCCGAGTAGAAGATGAGCGCGGTCTCCAGCCCTTCGCGGATCACCGCCAGGAAGGCCATCCCGGCCACGGCGAGGGACCCGACCGCCAGCGCCTCGCTGAGCTTGCCGCGCAGCTCGCCGGCGATGGTCCGGGCCGCCCGCCGCATCCAGAAGATCATCCAGGTGACGAAGACCACCGCCGCGACGGAGGTCACCGCCTCGAACAGTTCGCGATCCTCCGAACGGGCCAGCAGCGTGGTGGAGGTGTACTCGATCAGCCAGCCGAAGAGCACCGACAGCGCCACCGCCAAGCCGACGCCGGCCCAGACCTGGGGCAGCCGGTCCCGGCGCTGCGACTTGACCAGGAAGGCGACGAGGATGCTGACCACGAGAGTCGCTTCCAGACCCTCGCGCAGGCCGATCAGGTAGGTGGCGAACATCCGAGCTCCGGGTGGTTAGGCACGCCTCAGCTTAGTTAGGGCAGCCATACCTTCCTCCTGATGGGAGGCCCCGTCAAGTTGTTCAGGGCAACAGCACACCGTCGCGTTCCCGCACGTCGCCCAGCCGACGGGGCGCGGCGCGGAGGGGCGGCGGACGGCCCGGGCGCACGCCCCAGATGGCGGACCGTGGCCGGCGGACGGCTGTGGCAGGATCCGGCACGTCCCTACCGCAGACAGGACGACGGTGCCCGACGATCTGCTCACCCCCACCATCGCGCCCGCCGACTATCAGCTGAAACGAAAGCCGTGGCGTCCACAGTCGCTGCTGGTGCCGGCGATCCTCGGCGGCCCGACCGCGGTCACCGTCCTCGCGCTGCTCAACGCCGGCCGGCTCGGCCTGTCCCGGCGGGCCACCCTGACCGTGCTCGGCGCCGGCCTCGCCGCGCTGGCCGCCCGGGTGGCGGTCACCGCGACCCTGCTGCCCGAGGCCACCTTCGGGCCGGCCCGGCTGATCGGGTCGCTCGCCGGGGCGCTGGCCTGGGTGGCCGTCTCGGTCACCCAGAAGACGCGCTACCGGGCGTACGAGTGGCGCGGCGGCGAGCCGGCCGCACTGCTGCTGCCCGGCCTCGCCGCGATCCTGCTGCTCGGCCTCGTCGACGGCCTGCTGATCCGCCTGGTCGTGCGCGGGTGAGCGGGGCGGATGTGGCACTCGCCCGGGCCGCGCACCTGCTCGAGGTGAACCGGGCCGAGGCGGCCCTGGACGAACTCGCCCGGCTGCCGGCCGACGTGGCCCTCGGCGTGACCGCCTTCCGGCTGCGGGCCGCCGCGCTCACCGGCCTGGACCGCTGGGACGAGGTGGCGACCGC from Micromonospora sp. WMMD812 harbors:
- the efeO gene encoding iron uptake system protein EfeO — its product is MRTTRYLALAAAGVLAAAGVAGCSDSGAKDAAAGGPITVKASDTACDVGDTDLDAGTATFKVTNSGAKVTEFYVYASGDRVMGEVENIAPGLSRELRVELPAGTYETACKPGMSGKGIRGALKVSGSAAPLTDDAALAGATDNYQRYVKSQTTALLEKTEEFVTAVKAGDVAKAKALFPVARTYWERIEPVAEIFGDLDPKIDGREEVIEEGMEFTGFHRIEKDLWTTGDVSKDGPIADRLLADVKEIVAKANAEKLSPLQLANGAKELLDEVASGKITGEEDRYSHTDLWDFNANLEGSKAAVAALRPALEQRSPDLVKQLDTEFANVETLLGKHRDGDGWKLHTALSKPELKELSDGINALAEPISKVAAVVAK
- the efeU gene encoding iron uptake transporter permease EfeU, with the translated sequence MFATYLIGLREGLEATLVVSILVAFLVKSQRRDRLPQVWAGVGLAVALSVLFGWLIEYTSTTLLARSEDRELFEAVTSVAAVVFVTWMIFWMRRAARTIAGELRGKLSEALAVGSLAVAGMAFLAVIREGLETALIFYSAAQGAAGDTGPLLALIGGIVTAVVIGVLLYASALRINLTRFFTWTGALLILVAAGILKYGVHDFQEAGVLPGLNDLAFDITSVLDPSTWYAALLTGMFNITAAPTVLETIAWVAYAVPVLVLFLLPARRAAAPTPTKAAPEAGRTDADTEAASTPQRA